One region of Brachybacterium saurashtrense genomic DNA includes:
- the sdhC gene encoding succinate dehydrogenase, cytochrome b556 subunit: protein MASAQSGTLYRGREGMWSWVAHRISGMLIFLFLLVHVLDTALVRVSPEAYNEVIGHYKTVVFGLGEVGLVGAILFHALNGLRIILVDFWSRGTARQRSLFWGVVVVWAVLMAGFVPRHLMHMFGA from the coding sequence GTGGCTTCAGCCCAATCCGGGACGCTCTATCGCGGACGCGAAGGCATGTGGTCCTGGGTCGCCCACCGCATCTCAGGAATGCTCATCTTCCTGTTCCTGCTCGTGCACGTGCTCGACACCGCTCTCGTCCGTGTCTCCCCCGAGGCGTACAACGAGGTGATCGGGCACTACAAGACGGTGGTGTTCGGCCTCGGCGAGGTCGGCCTCGTCGGCGCGATCCTCTTCCACGCCCTCAACGGTCTGCGCATCATCCTGGTGGACTTCTGGTCCCGGGGCACGGCGCGCCAGCGCAGCCTGTTCTGGGGCGTCGTCGTGGTGTGGGCGGTGCTCATGGCCGGCTTCGTCCCCCGTCACCTCATGCACATGTTCGGAGCGTGA
- a CDS encoding succinate dehydrogenase hydrophobic membrane anchor subunit has product MTTTSIPDPSTRYRRTGQRGVNSEMLSWMFMRASGALLVILVFGHLFVNLWLGEGVKGIDFAFVGGKWASPFWQVWDLLMLWLGLIHGGNGVRTIINDYARGGRTRLVLKGLLYLAVVVTIVLGTLVIFTFDPCPVGAEPSLLPSFCEG; this is encoded by the coding sequence ATGACCACCACCTCGATCCCCGATCCGAGCACCCGCTACCGCCGCACCGGGCAGCGGGGCGTCAACTCCGAGATGCTCTCGTGGATGTTCATGCGCGCCTCGGGCGCCCTGCTCGTCATCCTCGTGTTCGGCCACCTGTTCGTGAACCTGTGGCTCGGCGAAGGCGTCAAGGGCATCGACTTCGCCTTCGTGGGCGGCAAGTGGGCGAGCCCCTTCTGGCAGGTCTGGGACCTGCTGATGCTGTGGCTGGGCCTGATCCACGGCGGCAACGGCGTGCGCACGATCATCAACGACTACGCCCGCGGCGGCCGCACCCGTCTGGTGCTCAAGGGCCTGCTGTACCTGGCGGTCGTGGTGACCATCGTGCTGGGCACCCTGGTGATCTTCACCTTCGACCCCTGCCCCGTCGGCGCCGAGCCGAGCCTGCTGCCCTCCTTCTGCGAGGGCTGA